In the genome of Sebastes fasciatus isolate fSebFas1 chromosome 23, fSebFas1.pri, whole genome shotgun sequence, the window cacgagaaaaaaagtcataggtttacgagaaaaaaagtcgtaatattatgaaaataaagtcagaagtttaagagaaaacaagtcatagtattatgagaataaagacaatattataagtagtaattttaagtgttattttctttttttctcggaaagttatgactttattctcgtaatattatgacttttcttctcgtaaagttatgactttattctcgtaatattacaactttttttctcgtaatattatgactttattctgtaaatctcagatgtttttctcctcaatgtggccctaatactccgtagtgcatttgcactttggccctcactgcattagacttatatactacatacttagactataaactgtgttaccttcatcacaatgctcaaatgttttgcagctccagacagattatttatttatttattttgcctaaaatggctcttttgatagtaaaggttgctgacccctgttctaAGGATAGGGAGTTttagtttgaaagctgggaccGGAAGTGGTGTATTTTAtatactgcgtgtgtgtgtattgatggtgatggtgtttgtgggtggagagagagtgagagacggacagagaggcgCATCAATGACCTGGACACCACCACCACATAAACACTCACCGCTCGGCCTGTTTCATGTTCCTGGCTCCAGGCAGCGGACAGCCGGCTGTTTGTGATCCGAGCTGAGGATGCTGGAGCTGGGATGGGCCTCCTGGTTCCCCCGCtgcctggttctggttctcatcatcatcatcaccaccgctcacacatcatcatcatcagtgtcCACCGACCTGCGGCCGTGCCATGATGTGAGTACTGTTATTACCTCCTATAATGTCTTGATGCTACTTCAACACACAATTAAGAGGactaaatattgtttttttttaatcattgttATCATCTAGAAATTACTATTGTCCATCACATATTTTAATGCAgtgatgaaataaaataaaaaaggaggcCATGCATGCAGAATTAAACAACCATATTATGGCTCCTCACAatgcacaataaaaaaatactacaaGTCAATCTTTATATATATTGGCTCAACAGTATCTGGATCTATGCGAGAACACACGCTATTCGATATTTTCTTTATATCCAGCTTTTGCCATGGAGCCTAGAGGCAAAGTGAGGATGTTACACAGGATGCATCATTTCTCTTTATTCAGTGTGAAAAGCTCAATTAACATTATTCAGttaaatttttaaatttaaattaattcatttaatttaaatttaattcaatttaatttaatttaatttaacactTTTATCTTGTCAAAGTTGATGAGAAAATCAATACCACTCATGTTTGTCCATTCAATAATAAACTACAGCCAATaggctagctggttagcttagctcagCATAAAGACTCACTGCTCCTGGCCAAGATACAGTCTAGCACAAAACCTCCAATAACATCTTAACATGTactttttacacttcagttttgTAAGAATTTATCACACAACATGTTAGGTGTTAATTTGTgagcattattttattttaattactatatattttaattattctatatatatatttatcaataaTGTTTGAACATAATctatcataatttatttgttgatcatattttgtattattaatcagaatatgtaaagtaactaaagttatcaaataaatatacaatatttggcTCTGAAATGCATCGAGGAGCTGCAAACACTCCTGgaacagttattattattattatttagattagattagatgaCATTTAAACTTTAATGAAATTGCACACAGTTAGTAACATTACAATACAGTTCAGCATCTAATCAGATAGCAAACatgcatatataaatatataaagataaataacagAATGTACAGAATAAACAAGAGGCCAGTGGggtacaaaataaacaaaacaatatgttatgttatgaatATATAAACTGTTGCTGAACATTATTTCCAGGtttttggcattaaaacattCAACAATATCAGTTATCAGCAGACCAAAGAGATTAGTGCCCATCTTTTCCTGTTGTCTACATAATTCCCAAAACCTCCAGTCCTCTAATCTCCCGACTCAGAGgatgctctctctcttcctctcatcagtctccatggcaaccagcGTGAGTCACCCGGGAGACCAGCGAAACACATTAGCTCATGTCCTCTTTTTATCAGTCTCACCTTTTCCCACAACTGTTGAACCGATTAGCACCGGCACAGCGCTCTTTGTTTGTCCACTGGACAGCAGGTGACTCTCAGCACAGGTTGCCATGTTACATGTTAATGACGTGgtcgtcctctcctctcacatGGCCATccacagtttgtgtgtttgtgtgtgttggggagaggaggaggggtgcaGCATGAATGGccatttttgttgttgcagaGAGGTGATTAGTCATTTGAAAGAGCTCAAGAGTATCTGCACCGCACACATCCTGCATCTCCAAACCATCTCTGATTCATTCCCCCGTACACACATCCTCAGTCATTTCTGTGATTGTTCCAGTTTAATTAGCTGCTACTTAGATGTCAGTGTTCGGCTGTCTGTCCGGCACTCTCTGATGATTTGTCTGCCCAGTTGAGCAGCTGGTTCAGGGGGAGGAGATGGAGATCTGCCAGAGCGAGGCTTTGGACTGGAGGGGAGTCACATTAAAACCGAACCAATCCCTAATATACTTACAGGTTTTACAGCCTTAATTCTGCAAGGATTGCAAAAAGTAGAAATCTGATTTAAAGTCTTTTGAGATTCAAAGGTATAAAGAGAAAGTGAGGAAAGTGCAAGACATTGAATATATTAAATCTGCTTACTGGTGTTGAGCATTATACAGCCATAAGATACCTAAAGTCCACATCTAAGAGATATGAGagaggtatcaatcttctcatcctAAATCTCaaacttctcctctattaaataataaaatgtatttaaagagCATTTTACTCaaaatcataataaatatatttgctcACCTGAGATAGGGCTGgccgatatggccaaaatcttctatcatgaTACAGATCATCTCATATCTCAATATGTATCACGATATAGCaggttttctggtaattcaataaataaatagtctatatgaaataacctcaTGGTGAAGCCTATTTCTATActtctgtgtgaattaaatattgacaaatgaaaaggtttaagtgaaattatagagaaataaatatagGTCTAGCCTACAGTATATTGAAATAGAAACCATATAGAAAAATTTATacgaaatacatttttttgtaaCGTTTTGACGAtctatatatcatcatattgcccGGTCTTAACCTGAATGTGTGACAGGTGCATCATAGGGCTGCGAAACTTGAATAAAAGTGAAAAACTCCTGCACACTTTCTTGTTTACTGCTGGTTTATTTGATATTTATGTAATACAATGTTTTCGTCTAAATTGtatataaatgatgaagatTGTTGAGACCAAAAAGTTGAATTAAATGAATATGAAATAAACGAGTAATGAGTGTGCGAGGgagttttattctttattttattctagtaTATTATTAGGATCTTTCTAAAATGAAGTGCTGTTAGCGTTTgaagttaaagttaaaaaatgAGATATTAGCCCAGATAATAGGATGTAGAATATAATAGAAAAGTAAACAATATTCAAAGgcagtttggggaaatatgTTGAAAACAACAAGTCTATAACCTGTAATGTATTAGGTGTACTAGGTTAAAaggtaataaaaaacaaaagctcAGCACTCGTACTGAACGCACTCTGTTGTCATCTGTAGCTCGTGTTTCTATGGAGATTAAAAGCCTCCTAATAAGCtgctttggacattttttttcctctaaatGAATTTTAAATCAGTTCAAATGATGAGCAGAATAATGTCACAACCAAGCAGGCCTTGGGAAGAAGCGCCTGTACAGAGACGATCTGCTGCTGCAATGCTTTTAATGGACCATTAGTGTTCCAGCGGGTTGGTTGCCGTGGTGATCGGGGTCAGCCACCACTTTCACCCTGGAAACCAGCTTTTGTTTTTCATAGGAAATCAGCTTCATGATCACAAAAAGTCATGTGTGCCTGTCCAATTAACAGCTAACATGCAGACCAGAGGGGTCTATTGGATGGTGTATTAAtctctgtgtgtatctgtgtgtgtgtgttctgcagaCAGACTACTACTACCAGTACACAGAGTGTGACAGCACAGGGTCACGATGGAGAGTCGCCATCCCTCTCAACCCGAGCTCCTGCTCAGACCTCCCACCTCCAACCAGAGGAACAGACTGCTGTAAgtactctctgtgtgtgtgtgtgtgtgtgtgtgtgtgtgtgtgtgtgtgtgtgtgtgtgtgtgtgtgtgtgtgtgtgtgtgttcatatctATATGTGTTCACATGTAATATGACCCTCTTTCCTTCACCGTCTCACAGCGTTCTCCTGTGCGGCCGGGAAGTTTTTAGAGATGACCACACAGCAGTGCACGCCGTGTGCGTCCGGCTCCTATTCGCTGGGCAGCGGCCTCCGTTTTGACCAATGGGACGCCATCCCCGCAGGCTTCACCAGCCTGGCCAGCTTCTTGGACCCCGGGCAAAACGGAGAGGACATTCAGGCCTGTAACAGGTGACACACTAACACTAACCTTTCACACAGGTTAACATGGagatgagtatattttttctgaGTGTGTTTTGTCCGTGCTGTAGCTCATCGTGGACGCCGCAGGGTGTGTATCTGGAGTCGAACCGCGACGAGTGTACGGTGTCTTTGGTTTACGCCGTCCATCTGGAGAAACAGGGCTCTGTCTCCTTCACCTACCAGTACCCCGACAACAACATCTTCTTTGAGTTCTATGTGAGCACCAATAACTGCTTCTTATATcatgtattataatatattaatttgcCAATATATTGGGCTAATATTGGCTTCCTAAATAGgaatttattattacttatatGCAGAGGTAGGACCAAGTCATTATTTTACAAGTTACAAgtaagtctttgcactcaagtcctaaactttgagtttggAGTCCTAAACAAATCATAAcgcgctcttcaccaaatgtaatgccattttaacaacagagtaataatatattcaatttacaaagaTCATGAGTggtttttaaaatgtgtatttatttgttaaaatgaGTGTGAATTAACTTAATCATAAAAAACATCTGGGGAATTACAGTAAGTGTCGACTTTCTGGGAATGAATAGCATTAACGTTAGTTGATTCGGGAAATGAATTGATTTAAAGCTCCTTGCCTTTAACAAATCCATCTATACCCCGGTTTACagtaataaaaaattaattagtGGAGGTTTATTGTGGATGAGTCAAGAGCAGCATCTGTTGTTGCTAATAGCAACCATATCAACATGTGTTCAGGTCCAGAACGAGCAGTGTCAGGAAATGGCTCAGACTGATGACCAGAAGTGGATTAAAGTCACTAACAATGGAgaatgggacacacacacagtgagtatCTGACTGTGCTTGTGTTAGTAGGGATGGACAGTATTATGGTCTGTGTGTacatctttgttgttgttgttttcaggtGAATCTGAAGTCCGGTACCAACATCCTGTATTGGAGAACCACCGGCATCCTGGTGGGAGGGAAGATGGTCAAACCTGTGCTGCTCAAGAACATCCAAATAGAGGGTAAATCATAACCTTAACACATTATAAGGCATTAAtgaacatatttattatttatatgaatTATGAACACCTGTCCAGGTGTTGCCTACACATCGGAGTGTTTCCCGTGCCGGCCCGGCTGGTTCAGCTCGGCGCCCGGCTCCTCATCCTGTCAGCCGTGTTCCAGCAACACCTTCTCCACAAAGGGGGCGTCCTCCTGTACGACCTGCCCTGAACACCACTACTCAAGTATGTACACATCTAACAACAGCATGTATCATAAAAGCACAAACTAGTTTGAGGCTTAATTATATCCAGTGAAAAGAAAACTGTGGGTGagctataataataaacataagttttgcatttaaaaaacatttttttttgcgttAAGTCAGACAATCATACAGTGTTTTAATGTAACTTAAAGagaaaaatcagaaaaatataTAGGCTAATGgtactttttttatataataatttctCAAATTTGGTTATTATAGGTTTGTGACAAACATATGCACCATGGGAGGTTATTTAATAAttgaatataatttttttttcattcatttaacctttatttatactcATTGGTCTTCTGCTGCCATATTGGATGAGCTTTGCTATTGACTTTGTTGTATAATATAAAGATCAAAAAGGTTTACATGGATCATCACTGtgtcctccttctctctcagaTGAGGGCTGGGCAGAGTGTAAGGTGCGGCCGCCGTGCTCAGAGAAGGATTATTTCCAGATCCACACGGCCTGCGACAGCGAAGGGAAGGTCAGCATCATCCACATGTTTCACATTTCACATCCTCACCTTAAGGACATTACACACCTACTTATAAACACACCCCAGAGAGTTTTAAGGTAGTAGTTGATAAATTGTCAAAGACAATTTGATTGATTTTAGTTTGAATTTTGAACGTTAACAAAAGAACATATAATGCACTGCTCGTTCATATGCTGTTTTTACTGCATTACATTTATCTAGACAATAAACAGTGAGGACGTTTCGTCGGCTCTCTGAGGGCATCGTGTCAGAAACTAGAGAAGTCACACAATGACATCAGAGaggaaatgatgaaaagcttAGTGAACGTTTTGCATGTCATCTGATCCAAAGTCAGCTTCATTGGCTCTCGTCCACGACCTTGGCCTGTTCTGATTCACATCTCTGAAAGCGCTGAGTAAGAGTGATGATGGTTAAAGAACATTGTTGACAGTATCGTTTGTGTATCTCAGTCTTTTTTCCTCCAGGTACATTTCCATGTTTTTTATTTGAGCAAGGTAAAGCCCCCTGACTTCTGTGTCTTTGTTGGTTCCAGACGCAGGTGTTGTATCGTTGGGTGGAGCCAAAGATCTGTGTGGAGAACATCACGGGGGCGGTGGAGCTGCCGGCgacggggcagagagagacCTGTCCTCCCTGCAACCCCGGCTACTACAACAGCAACGACTCCACCTGTTTTCCCTGCCCACCCGGAACGCACTCAGACGGCACCTCCGGTAAACCTGCTCACACCTGGCATGCACTGCTACCGAGGCACCGGGCCTGTATTCATATAATCAATCCGTATTTATCTAAGGAAAGTCAACTCAACACCTAAACAGAGACCACCCAGCTGGATTATCCACTCCTGAAAAGATGGTTCTTGTGCAAACATAATGTTTTATCAACGAGGAAAATACCATTGTTGTATCTAAATAaagcttttgtgtgtgtatgtgtgtaccaGTGTGCCTTGAGTGCCCTGCAGGTACGGAGCCAGTGTTGGGTTACGAGTATAAATGGTGGAACGTGCTGCCGTCCAACATGAAAACTTCCTGTTTCAACGTGGGCAACTCCAAATGTGACGACATGAACGGTGAGTACAATAACACCTGAGGTGTTACTGAGGCACGAAGGAAGTGTTCACACCTCATAcaataatttacaaaaaaacattatataataattaagtATGCAACTTCGGACGCAGCCaatagctgttctggagctttcaatcttatcacatgatcttcatcagcaaaTGATCTttcgaaaaaaatatatagatataattttaagaaaatataaatgttcAACTTTCCTTTTTGTCTTCCttttctgctgatgaagatcatgtgatgtGATCAAATATCCAGAACAGCTACTTAAATGGACATTGTGGTGAGATTGTGTTTGCACAGATCTATAATCCAGAATCAGTGgggtgtaatgtgtgtgtgcatcctgtCTGTTGCTCATCAGGATGGGAGGTTGCAGGCGACCATGTTCGCAGCGGAGCAGGCAGTTCAGATAACGACTACCTCATCCTCAGCCTGCATGTGCCTGGCTTCAAGTAAGTCTGTGTGCCTTCACTCTGGGGAGatctggttgttttgtgtcagcCTTTGATTTATCTATGCATGTTTGGACACCACAGAAAGAGAGCTGTCTTAACAGAGTAAAAGAGGTTTTGTAGGAAGAAGTTGCCGGCTAAAATCCACTTAACAATACTGTGTTTCTATATCTGAATCATCTAAATCTctggctgtgtttgtgttttcggtGGCAGGGTCCCAGCTTCTCTTTCAGGGATGACCGGCAGCGAGTTTGGCTGGATAACCTTTGTGTTCGAGACCATCTGCTCTGGAGACTGTGAGCTCTACTTCATGATGGTGTGTCGCGTTTGACTCTCCAGTTTATTTATTACAGTGTTCTACATATTGTTGCTCAGGGATCCAACCTATATTTAACTGTTTTTACTGTGACGCCCCCTGCAGGATGTGAACAGGAAGAGCACCACAGTGGTGGAGTCGTGGGAAGGCAGTAAGGGGAAACAGTCGTACGCTCACAGCATGACCAGGAACGCCTCTGTCACATTTACATGGGCCTTCCAGAGGACGAATAATGCTCAGGACGTAAGTGCACTCACACAAACATTAAGCACCTTATTCCATTTAATTTAATACCTGTGCATTTCATTCTCTGTATTTATTAATAAGTAATTAATTGTTCTTCTCTACAAGagagagttttgtttttcagcGACTCAAGAAACGTTGCTATTATTGTATTACTTGatacttttctttctctttttgtattatttaacataaaataactAACAATTCTAGCACTGAAAGATTCATTTTAATTGTAAGTAAATTATTATTTCTAGCATTACTGTCAGTTTTCAAAAGTGCAAAATGTGACAATAAATGCCCTTCATTAAATATTAGGAACATATCTGTACCTCATCATATGTTTCTATCCTTGTCCTGTTTACAGGTTCGTAGTTACGTCAGTGACACGGTGAAGCTGTACTCCATCAGCGTGACTAACGTCCTGGATGGCGTGGCGTCAGCGTGTCGGGCCTGCGCTCTGGTACCCCAGAACTCCCAGCGGGCCGGCTCCTCCTGCGTGCCCTGCCCTGCTGGCTTTTACATCGACAGAGACACCAACCGGTGTCAGGAGTGTCCGCCCAACACTCACCTGGCAGGACGCCACACCTTCGGCCAGGACGCATGCGTCGCCTGTGGGCCCGGAAGTATCAGCAACAAGGTAGAGAGACCTCCTTCTCTGGGTTTCATGGTACTAGTGCTGATATGATAGTTGAGTTTTGGTACTGATACTAAAACAATCTGTATTTTCATACCGTACTttgaaaaatatacatttttcgtacttttttttttcattaaacaaAGACTCCAAAGTTCTTTCTAATGTTAAATGTTGTCAAAACACAAGCATAAGTAGAAAAGATTACGAATCTGACTCTGTGCTACGGACACGTTGTGGTCAAAACCAAAAAGAAATTGCGTTTGATATCCAGTCCTACTCTGGGTTTTATCAGTAAGTGGTGATTTCTTTAAGTCACTGTCTGGGGGGTCTGCCGTGTCAGGGGCCAGATAAGGTTTATAAAAATCCTGTTTCAAGTGCTAAGCCTTTATAGGGTTCATTTACAGTTTTTATAGGAGACATAAAAGATGTTTCCTGGAACAGAAACCATGTTAAATTGACTAGAAAACCTTCTAATTACAGCAATAAAAGGGTTACTGTTTATACGTGTTGTAATTTCTGGTGAGCGGTTGAGAGTTCAtgtgtttcctttt includes:
- the LOC141761557 gene encoding endosome/lysosome-associated apoptosis and autophagy regulator family member 2-like; this encodes MLELGWASWFPRCLVLVLIIIITTAHTSSSSVSTDLRPCHDTDYYYQYTECDSTGSRWRVAIPLNPSSCSDLPPPTRGTDCSFSCAAGKFLEMTTQQCTPCASGSYSLGSGLRFDQWDAIPAGFTSLASFLDPGQNGEDIQACNSSSWTPQGVYLESNRDECTVSLVYAVHLEKQGSVSFTYQYPDNNIFFEFYVQNEQCQEMAQTDDQKWIKVTNNGEWDTHTVNLKSGTNILYWRTTGILVGGKMVKPVLLKNIQIEGVAYTSECFPCRPGWFSSAPGSSSCQPCSSNTFSTKGASSCTTCPEHHYSNEGWAECKVRPPCSEKDYFQIHTACDSEGKTQVLYRWVEPKICVENITGAVELPATGQRETCPPCNPGYYNSNDSTCFPCPPGTHSDGTSVCLECPAGTEPVLGYEYKWWNVLPSNMKTSCFNVGNSKCDDMNGWEVAGDHVRSGAGSSDNDYLILSLHVPGFKVPASLSGMTGSEFGWITFVFETICSGDCELYFMMDVNRKSTTVVESWEGSKGKQSYAHSMTRNASVTFTWAFQRTNNAQDVRSYVSDTVKLYSISVTNVLDGVASACRACALVPQNSQRAGSSCVPCPAGFYIDRDTNRCQECPPNTHLAGRHTFGQDACVACGPGSISNKEHSRCYSDCSFSHTENNRTLTFDLSPLSDVGSLTIGPSFTSKGTKYLHLFNISLCGHEGKRAAVCTDNVTDVSSKDDQSDSAQFVNSVDSFICQSTIIPADGRGFRMAISSQSISLADAFIGATVDSVLDGVNAKPDLFPENLKDVPDINFFYRSTQATASCDQGRSSVITVRCNPEKSERAELSVPSSCPAGTCDGCTFHFLWESASACPRCAKDDYHKIEGACKGGVQVTLYMWNEPKLCTKGVSLPPRSSAPCEAIALWLKVGVGGGAFVAVLLISLTCYFWKKNKRLEYKYSRLVMHANKECELPAADSCALVEGEEPDDDVVYTQKPSLLGKLRAIANKHEVGDSCESVQLNSSQCDRWVLG